Proteins found in one candidate division TA06 bacterium genomic segment:
- a CDS encoding NADH-quinone oxidoreductase subunit H, which produces MDILKVFLYILVYPGLLFLFVYSTFVEWVDRKLYAKFQNRMGPMHTGSHGLLQPIADFVKLMAKEDIVPESADKGLYNAVPVFALAAVLTSGLLLPVWHFTNGLESATSFQGDIIVMAYLLALPTFAYFLAGWTSTSMYAALGGVRVLTLLFAYEVPMFLAILSPAVMAGSWRLADIAAYFQAHPLYMLFNLIGFGVGVIALQAKLERVPFDIPHAETEVVGGAFTEYSGRKLAMFRLLADVQMVVGAGFLSALFLGGFPGGLIPGFIWFIIKTLVVVFILSAMRAVTARIRIDQMVAFSWQYLAPLALLQLVIVIFIKGYMP; this is translated from the coding sequence ATGGACATCTTAAAAGTATTCCTGTATATCCTGGTCTATCCCGGCCTGCTGTTCCTGTTCGTCTATTCCACCTTCGTGGAATGGGTGGACCGGAAGCTGTACGCCAAGTTCCAGAACCGGATGGGGCCGATGCACACCGGCAGCCACGGCCTGCTGCAGCCCATCGCCGATTTTGTCAAGCTGATGGCCAAGGAAGACATCGTGCCCGAGTCGGCCGACAAGGGGCTGTACAACGCAGTGCCGGTCTTTGCCCTGGCTGCGGTGCTGACCTCGGGCCTTCTGCTTCCGGTATGGCATTTTACCAACGGGCTGGAATCGGCCACCTCGTTCCAGGGCGACATCATTGTTATGGCTTATCTGCTGGCGCTGCCCACCTTTGCCTATTTTCTGGCGGGGTGGACCTCCACCAGTATGTACGCAGCTCTGGGCGGGGTTCGGGTGCTGACCCTGCTTTTCGCCTACGAGGTCCCGATGTTCCTGGCTATCCTGTCGCCGGCCGTCATGGCCGGCAGCTGGCGGCTGGCCGACATTGCGGCCTACTTTCAGGCCCATCCCCTGTACATGCTGTTCAACCTGATCGGCTTCGGGGTCGGGGTGATAGCCCTGCAGGCCAAGCTGGAACGGGTGCCGTTCGACATCCCCCACGCCGAGACCGAGGTGGTGGGCGGGGCCTTTACCGAATATTCCGGCCGCAAGCTGGCCATGTTCCGCCTGTTGGCCGATGTCCAGATGGTAGTGGGGGCCGGTTTCCTGTCCGCTCTGTTTCTGGGCGGTTTCCCGGGCGGGTTGATCCCGGGTTTCATCTGGTTCATCATCAAGACATTGGTCGTCGTTTTCATCCTTTCGGCCATGAGGGCGGTCACCGCCAGGATCAGGATAGACCAGATGGTGGCCTTCAGCTGGCAGTATCTGGCCCCGCTGGCCCTGCTGCAATTAGTCATCGTCATCTTTATTAAAGGGTATATGCCATGA
- a CDS encoding nickel-dependent hydrogenase large subunit: MGTFILPVGPQHPALKEPTSFRFLVDGETVVDADLRLGYNHRGIEKGAESRTYIQNLYLLERVCGICSNAHMTCFAQGVEKLMGLEPPKRGLFIRCLMGELERVHSHLLWLGVAGHEVGFDTFFMYTWRDREVVQDMLEMISGNRVNYGMQTFGGVRRDLDEMQIKNLLEGIAALKARTPYYLNLGASEPTLVARISGVGRLPLEKAVELNAVGPTARASGWKSDVRQDDPYAGFGEFIPFNIVTDNGGDVLARVVVRAKELMETYNICEYILKNLPAGEIRVKAPRKVPEGEVVSRVEAQRGEDVHYVRSNGTDKPDRVKVRAPTLANWPSTLYMLRGGYVADIPIVMAAIDPCLSCTDRMAIITDVKRGSEKVMDWETLRQHGIEFYRKRGIKL, from the coding sequence ATGGGTACATTTATTTTGCCGGTGGGGCCGCAACATCCGGCCTTAAAGGAACCAACCTCTTTCCGCTTTTTGGTGGACGGCGAGACCGTGGTGGATGCCGATCTCCGCTTGGGCTACAACCACCGGGGGATCGAAAAGGGCGCCGAGAGCCGGACCTACATCCAGAATTTGTATCTGCTGGAGAGGGTCTGCGGGATCTGCTCCAACGCCCATATGACCTGCTTTGCCCAGGGGGTGGAAAAACTGATGGGTCTGGAGCCGCCCAAGCGCGGCCTGTTCATCCGCTGTCTTATGGGCGAGCTGGAGAGGGTGCACTCCCACCTGTTATGGCTGGGGGTGGCCGGGCACGAAGTGGGCTTCGACACCTTCTTCATGTACACCTGGCGCGACCGCGAGGTGGTCCAGGACATGCTGGAGATGATCTCCGGCAACCGGGTCAACTACGGAATGCAGACCTTCGGCGGGGTGCGCCGCGATCTGGACGAAATGCAGATCAAGAACCTGCTGGAAGGCATCGCCGCCCTTAAGGCCCGGACCCCATATTACCTGAACCTGGGCGCTTCGGAACCGACCCTGGTGGCCAGGATCTCCGGAGTGGGCAGGCTGCCGCTGGAGAAGGCGGTGGAGCTGAACGCGGTGGGCCCGACCGCCCGGGCCTCCGGCTGGAAGAGCGACGTCCGCCAGGACGATCCCTATGCCGGCTTCGGGGAATTCATTCCCTTCAACATCGTCACCGACAACGGCGGCGACGTGCTGGCCCGGGTGGTGGTGCGGGCCAAGGAACTGATGGAGACCTATAACATCTGCGAATACATCTTAAAGAACCTGCCGGCCGGCGAGATCCGGGTCAAGGCTCCCCGCAAGGTGCCCGAGGGCGAAGTGGTCAGCCGGGTGGAGGCCCAGCGGGGTGAGGATGTCCACTATGTCCGTTCCAACGGCACCGACAAGCCGGACCGGGTCAAGGTGCGGGCCCCAACCCTGGCCAACTGGCCTTCCACCCTGTACATGCTGAGGGGCGGTTATGTGGCCGACATTCCGATCGTGATGGCGGCCATCGACCCCTGCCTGTCCTGCACCGACCGGATGGCGATCATCACCGACGTCAAGCGCGGCTCGGAAAAGGTGATGGACTGGGAGACGCTGCGGCAGCACGGAATTGAATTTTACCGCAAACGCGGGATCAAGTTGTAA
- a CDS encoding NADH-quinone oxidoreductase subunit C gives MTAEEIKKILEDSLGSKIKELTAPAPRRMFLWVDKENLVEACRVAKEKAGFYHISTITPRDTGDKLEALYHVAQAGMVLTIRAQTDRNNPMLPTVIPVYPGAVFYEREVHDLLGIGIEGHPDLRPLVLPEDWPANVFPLRKDWQYNREKGVIE, from the coding sequence ATGACCGCTGAAGAGATCAAAAAAATATTAGAGGACAGCCTGGGTTCCAAGATCAAGGAGCTCACCGCTCCGGCTCCCAGGAGGATGTTCCTTTGGGTGGACAAGGAGAACCTGGTGGAAGCTTGCCGGGTGGCCAAGGAAAAGGCCGGGTTCTACCACATTTCCACCATCACCCCGCGGGATACCGGGGACAAGCTGGAGGCCCTGTATCACGTGGCCCAGGCCGGGATGGTTCTGACCATCAGGGCCCAGACCGACCGCAATAATCCCATGCTTCCCACTGTGATCCCGGTCTATCCCGGGGCTGTGTTTTACGAGAGGGAGGTTCACGACCTGCTGGGCATCGGCATAGAGGGGCACCCCGACCTGCGTCCCCTGGTGCTGCCCGAGGACTGGCCGGCCAACGTATTCCCGCTGCGCAAGGATTGGCAGTATAACCGGGAGAAAGGAGTGATAGAATAA
- a CDS encoding NADH-quinone oxidoreductase subunit B family protein encodes MALEKLVKWSRVSSPWILHFNSGACNGCDIETLAALMPRFDLERFGVILKSTPRHADVLVCTGAVTRQQADRLKRIYEQMPEPKFVVAVGACACSGNVFRDCYSVLEGVDKVIPVNAYIPGCAVRPDAVIDGVAKLLGALKKG; translated from the coding sequence ATGGCTTTAGAAAAACTGGTCAAGTGGTCCCGGGTCTCGTCGCCCTGGATACTGCATTTCAACAGCGGGGCCTGCAACGGCTGCGACATCGAAACTTTGGCGGCCCTGATGCCGCGCTTTGACCTGGAGCGCTTCGGGGTGATCCTGAAGTCCACTCCCCGCCATGCCGATGTGCTGGTCTGCACCGGGGCGGTGACCCGCCAGCAGGCCGACCGCTTGAAGCGGATCTACGAACAGATGCCCGAGCCCAAGTTCGTGGTGGCGGTGGGGGCCTGCGCCTGTTCCGGCAACGTGTTCCGGGACTGTTACAGCGTGCTGGAGGGGGTCGACAAGGTGATCCCGGTCAACGCCTACATCCCCGGCTGCGCGGTGCGTCCCGATGCGGTGATAGACGGAGTGGCCAAGCTTTTGGGCGCCCTAAAAAAAGGCTGA
- a CDS encoding NADH-quinone oxidoreductase subunit K: protein MVVTYFIFVGLLFFIGLYCLLTSRNLIKLLIGLEIMAKSAVLSFIVAGWARGESFVSQSVVITFIVIEVSIVAVALALVINVFKNTGSLDIRNLAKLKG, encoded by the coding sequence ATGGTAGTCACCTATTTTATCTTCGTGGGCCTGCTGTTCTTCATAGGGCTGTACTGCCTGCTGACCAGCCGTAACCTGATCAAGCTCTTGATCGGGCTGGAGATCATGGCCAAGTCGGCGGTGCTGTCATTCATCGTGGCCGGATGGGCCCGGGGCGAAAGTTTCGTCTCCCAGAGCGTGGTCATTACCTTCATAGTTATCGAGGTCTCCATCGTGGCGGTGGCCCTGGCCCTGGTGATAAATGTCTTCAAGAACACCGGCAGTCTGGACATCCGCAATCTGGCCAAACTAAAGGGATAA
- a CDS encoding NADH-quinone oxidoreductase subunit J, which produces MDLLNLILLLMLAGFAMMAVFLKDLLKAAISLAFMSALLAVLLYRLNSPFAAVFELSVVAGLITVLFVSVIAMTKEEEQAKEARWPAYVFPLVLVVFGLIDIKVMHSLFANTPQGFGNPEASFGATLWGVRSLDILGQIAVIFGGVFGVLALLREKPLTVKQKEDAIIAKDGGKEKLW; this is translated from the coding sequence ATGGATCTCCTAAACCTCATATTACTGCTGATGCTGGCCGGGTTCGCCATGATGGCGGTGTTTCTTAAGGACCTGCTTAAGGCGGCCATCTCCCTGGCTTTCATGAGCGCCCTGCTGGCGGTGCTGTTGTACCGCTTGAACTCGCCGTTCGCCGCGGTGTTCGAACTATCAGTGGTGGCCGGGCTGATCACGGTGCTGTTCGTATCGGTGATAGCCATGACCAAGGAAGAGGAGCAGGCCAAGGAAGCCCGCTGGCCGGCTTATGTCTTTCCCCTGGTGCTGGTGGTGTTCGGCCTGATAGACATCAAAGTGATGCACTCCCTCTTCGCCAATACTCCCCAGGGCTTCGGCAATCCCGAGGCCAGTTTCGGGGCCACACTGTGGGGCGTGCGCTCGCTGGACATCCTGGGCCAGATCGCGGTGATCTTCGGCGGGGTGTTCGGGGTGCTGGCCCTGCTCAGGGAAAAGCCCCTGACCGTCAAGCAAAAGGAAGATGCCATCATCGCCAAGGACGGCGGAAAGGAGAAATTATGGTAG
- a CDS encoding NADH/ubiquinone/plastoquinone (complex I) yields the protein MLLLFIIVPLAVAALMPLLARIWKGLPDVLGTVTMAFTLGLGLYHIRMVAAGHRYFWDTGSLGLPLKLSLAMDGFSLLLLIIISLISLFACIYSVNYMEHYGAKGSYYALFMLMVAGMNGLVLTTDLFNMYVFLEVAAVASYALVAFGQKHDEVEAAFKYLMLSVVATTGILLAMSFVYLMTGTFGITDLAYAVKNGMNAQLIGLCLALFLMGFGLKSAMVPFHAWLPDAHPSAPAPISAMLSGVLIKVSGIYALVRVIYNIFGLPAQVSSALMVLGVLSMVIGAVVALGQHDYKRMLAYSSISQIGYIVVGLAIGSPLGIMGALFHLFNHATFKSLLFLNAGATEYATGTRDLTKLGGVNNKLPITGFTNTIGTFSIAGVPPFNGFWSKLIIIVALVEAKYIGVAAIAVATSIITLWYFLQMQRQAFFGKLAVGLEKVKEVPFYMALATICLAALCLLGGLFYPWITANLIQPGVTSLSNAIGVNSFINLGQ from the coding sequence ATGCTGCTTTTATTCATCATCGTTCCCCTGGCGGTGGCCGCCCTGATGCCGCTGCTGGCCCGGATCTGGAAAGGCCTGCCCGATGTGCTGGGCACGGTGACCATGGCCTTTACCCTGGGGCTGGGGCTGTATCACATCCGGATGGTGGCCGCCGGGCACCGCTATTTCTGGGACACCGGCTCGCTGGGCCTGCCCCTTAAGCTCAGCCTGGCCATGGACGGGTTCTCGCTGCTGCTGCTGATCATCATCAGCCTGATCTCGCTGTTCGCCTGCATCTACTCGGTCAACTACATGGAGCACTACGGGGCCAAAGGCTCATACTACGCCCTGTTCATGCTGATGGTGGCCGGGATGAACGGCCTGGTGCTGACCACCGACCTGTTCAACATGTACGTTTTTCTGGAAGTGGCGGCGGTGGCCAGTTACGCCCTGGTGGCCTTCGGCCAGAAACACGATGAGGTGGAGGCGGCCTTCAAATACCTGATGCTCTCGGTTGTCGCCACCACCGGCATTCTTTTAGCAATGTCCTTCGTCTATTTGATGACCGGCACCTTCGGCATCACCGACCTGGCCTACGCGGTCAAGAACGGTATGAACGCCCAGCTGATCGGCCTGTGCCTGGCCCTGTTCCTGATGGGCTTCGGCCTGAAATCGGCCATGGTGCCGTTCCATGCCTGGCTGCCGGACGCCCATCCCTCGGCCCCGGCCCCGATCTCGGCCATGCTGTCCGGGGTGCTGATCAAGGTCTCCGGCATCTACGCCCTGGTCAGGGTCATTTACAACATCTTCGGCCTGCCGGCCCAGGTCTCCTCGGCCCTGATGGTGCTGGGCGTGCTCTCCATGGTCATCGGCGCGGTGGTGGCCTTGGGACAGCACGATTACAAGAGGATGCTGGCCTATTCCTCAATTTCTCAGATCGGCTACATAGTGGTGGGGCTGGCCATCGGTTCGCCCCTGGGGATCATGGGCGCCCTGTTCCACCTGTTCAATCACGCCACTTTCAAGAGCCTGCTGTTCCTTAACGCCGGGGCCACCGAATACGCCACCGGCACCAGGGACCTGACCAAGCTGGGAGGGGTCAACAACAAACTGCCCATCACCGGGTTCACCAACACCATCGGCACCTTCTCCATCGCCGGAGTGCCGCCCTTCAACGGATTCTGGAGCAAGCTGATCATCATCGTGGCCCTGGTGGAAGCCAAGTATATCGGAGTGGCGGCCATCGCGGTGGCCACCAGCATCATCACCCTGTGGTACTTTTTGCAGATGCAGCGCCAGGCCTTTTTCGGCAAGCTGGCGGTTGGCCTGGAGAAGGTCAAGGAAGTGCCGTTCTACATGGCTTTGGCCACCATCTGCCTGGCGGCCCTGTGTCTGCTGGGCGGGCTGTTCTACCCCTGGATCACCGCCAATCTGATCCAGCCGGGTGTCACTTCGCTATCCAACGCCATCGGGGTGAACAGCTTCATCAACCTGGGACAATAA
- a CDS encoding T9SS type A sorting domain-containing protein: protein MKTKPIIIALIAFVLLVCNAYSYIWSGKYWERDLEHPVFFNIKDQRSFPESGVKKQWWSHIKSAAKTWNEANANFKFEFNRYTTEGMVQTGHLWGNPDLAAFVQVDSMVGYPNILVMATTTFNLACVYTFSTNPRSGEIDVQSIALHEFGHWLKLLDDSVVVTNRMYYETFPDSIRRDLSADDSLGIKWIYPFSAWVSCSANVVGTDLPYEVVTGGSYLLGPVSNGSTWLWNGKLYDVPELTSLYMGMFDSHPWYGLVGIPSVTPLSVGSVQIAVDGSIVFTAQGIYSYRYTPIGGDHYYNIVETPQASLTNLKLPNYPQEVIVKWIAPTWPYQIPSGDTTLSLISVQQDLHYHTECYHPLNVFCRSKLINYNPTVLDSKIVNASDQFFSSKETDSKITEEEEINFINYPNPFYSKTEFSYYLPSSQSVNSVLLNIYNVLGQKVKTIIDGNKLHGKHIVVWDRLTDKGELAGNGIYICRLQIGENSYTKKIVILK from the coding sequence ATGAAAACCAAGCCTATTATTATAGCCCTCATTGCCTTTGTTTTACTGGTATGCAACGCTTATTCATATATTTGGTCTGGTAAATATTGGGAAAGGGATTTGGAGCATCCGGTATTCTTTAATATTAAAGATCAGCGTAGTTTTCCAGAGTCAGGCGTTAAAAAACAATGGTGGAGCCATATTAAATCTGCCGCAAAAACATGGAATGAAGCAAACGCGAATTTTAAATTTGAATTTAACAGGTATACCACCGAAGGTATGGTACAAACTGGGCATTTATGGGGTAATCCTGACTTAGCAGCGTTTGTCCAAGTCGATTCCATGGTGGGTTACCCTAATATACTAGTTATGGCGACAACAACTTTTAATTTGGCTTGCGTCTACACTTTTTCAACAAATCCGAGATCAGGTGAGATAGATGTTCAATCCATAGCGTTACATGAATTTGGTCACTGGTTGAAATTATTGGACGACAGCGTAGTTGTCACAAATAGAATGTATTATGAAACTTTCCCAGATTCTATACGCCGCGATCTTTCTGCCGATGATAGTTTAGGCATTAAATGGATTTACCCTTTCAGTGCTTGGGTGAGTTGTTCAGCCAACGTAGTAGGTACTGACTTACCCTATGAAGTAGTCACTGGCGGCTCATATTTGCTTGGTCCTGTCAGCAATGGCAGTACGTGGCTATGGAACGGCAAATTATATGATGTTCCTGAATTGACCTCGCTTTATATGGGGATGTTTGATTCACACCCATGGTATGGTCTTGTAGGTATACCGTCAGTTACACCTCTTTCTGTTGGTTCTGTGCAAATTGCAGTTGACGGTTCTATTGTTTTTACCGCACAGGGTATCTATTCATATAGATATACTCCTATTGGTGGTGACCATTACTACAACATAGTCGAAACACCACAAGCATCTTTAACTAACTTAAAACTACCGAATTACCCACAAGAAGTAATAGTAAAGTGGATTGCGCCTACATGGCCATATCAGATACCTTCAGGGGACACTACTTTATCGCTTATATCAGTGCAACAAGATTTACACTACCATACGGAATGTTACCATCCTTTAAATGTATTTTGCCGTTCAAAATTGATAAATTATAACCCAACCGTTTTGGACAGTAAGATAGTAAATGCAAGTGATCAGTTCTTTAGTTCAAAGGAAACTGATAGCAAAATAACTGAAGAAGAGGAAATCAATTTTATAAATTACCCTAATCCATTTTATAGTAAAACTGAATTCTCGTATTACTTGCCTAGTTCACAAAGTGTAAACAGTGTGCTATTGAACATTTACAATGTATTAGGCCAAAAGGTGAAAACTATCATTGATGGGAATAAACTGCATGGTAAACACATAGTAGTATGGGATAGGTTAACAGATAAAGGCGAATTAGCTGGTAATGGAATTTATATCTGCCGGTTGCAGATAGGAGAAAATTCATATACTAAAAAGATAGTAATTTTAAAATAG
- a CDS encoding NADH-quinone oxidoreductase subunit L, with protein sequence MNPNILLIPILLPVLAGLAVLILPKGLKWLKEGLAVAVAAVALYYAALIFKSGGEGLRLFVPWTSFGINFDLYAYHLPRFILLAAAGFEVLLALYSAAFMHDKWRAREYFAYFLITAGLANGAILANNFMVLLFFWEGLLVTLYGMITLGHKQSHITATKALIISGLADFAMILGIIFLWSITGTMTMSEVRYLEPAGLAGAAFILMALGAMAKAGAMPFHTWIPDAAIDAPLPFMAYLPAALEKLLGIYLLARISLEFFTIHMNSAMSIFLMTIGAVTIVLAVMMALVQKDYKKLLSFHAISQVGYMILGIGTGVPIGIAGGIFHMLNHAMYKCTLFLTGGAVEKEAGTTELKKLGGLFKLMPITSVAFWIAAFSISGVPPFNGFVSKEMVFHGAFETGHIIFPIAAWIGAIFTFASFLKLGHSTYFGKRSPEAPVQNVKETNWAMIIPMATIALGCVVFGVFNKLPLKYLITPILEGKPIVEEGANLEFWHHSFAMNWIVGVSMACLVIAFLIHQYGVKKGQGKAYLASEPIHHLPVLNTLYDLAEARVFDLYHWFVNGLVKGGAWAVWKVIDRGIDAVYENLLTFAGNFSIKVLKEYHNGVYANYLSWVVGGFALLVIYLAVLVK encoded by the coding sequence ATGAATCCCAACATTCTTTTAATACCGATCCTGCTGCCGGTGCTGGCCGGGCTGGCAGTATTGATACTGCCCAAGGGCCTCAAATGGCTCAAGGAAGGGCTGGCCGTGGCGGTGGCCGCCGTGGCCCTGTATTATGCGGCCCTGATCTTTAAAAGCGGGGGAGAGGGCTTAAGGCTGTTCGTGCCCTGGACCTCTTTCGGCATAAACTTTGACCTTTACGCCTATCATCTGCCGCGCTTCATACTGCTGGCCGCCGCCGGGTTCGAGGTCCTGCTGGCCCTGTACTCGGCCGCCTTCATGCACGACAAATGGCGGGCCCGGGAATACTTCGCCTATTTCCTGATCACCGCCGGGCTGGCCAACGGGGCCATTCTGGCCAACAATTTCATGGTGCTGCTGTTCTTCTGGGAGGGCCTGCTGGTAACCCTCTACGGCATGATCACCCTGGGCCACAAGCAGTCGCACATCACCGCCACCAAGGCCCTGATCATTTCCGGACTGGCCGACTTCGCCATGATCCTGGGCATCATCTTCCTGTGGTCCATCACCGGGACCATGACCATGTCCGAGGTCCGCTACCTGGAGCCCGCCGGTCTGGCCGGGGCGGCCTTCATATTGATGGCCCTGGGCGCCATGGCCAAGGCCGGCGCCATGCCCTTCCACACCTGGATCCCGGACGCCGCCATCGACGCCCCGCTGCCCTTCATGGCCTATCTGCCGGCGGCCCTGGAGAAACTGCTGGGGATCTACCTGCTGGCCAGGATCTCGCTGGAGTTCTTCACCATCCACATGAACAGCGCCATGTCCATCTTCCTGATGACCATCGGAGCCGTAACCATAGTCCTGGCGGTGATGATGGCCCTGGTGCAGAAGGACTATAAAAAACTGCTTTCGTTCCACGCCATCAGCCAGGTGGGCTACATGATCCTGGGGATCGGCACCGGGGTGCCCATCGGCATCGCCGGAGGCATCTTCCACATGCTGAACCACGCCATGTACAAGTGCACCCTGTTTTTAACCGGCGGGGCGGTGGAGAAGGAGGCCGGCACCACCGAACTGAAGAAGCTGGGCGGGCTGTTCAAGCTGATGCCCATCACCAGCGTGGCCTTCTGGATCGCGGCCTTCTCCATCTCCGGCGTGCCGCCCTTCAACGGCTTCGTCTCCAAGGAAATGGTGTTCCACGGGGCTTTTGAGACCGGGCACATCATCTTCCCCATAGCCGCCTGGATCGGGGCCATCTTCACCTTTGCTTCGTTCCTCAAACTCGGGCACTCCACCTACTTCGGTAAACGCAGCCCGGAGGCCCCCGTCCAGAACGTCAAGGAGACCAACTGGGCCATGATCATCCCGATGGCCACCATTGCCCTGGGTTGCGTGGTGTTCGGGGTGTTCAACAAGCTGCCGTTGAAATACCTGATCACCCCCATCCTGGAGGGCAAGCCCATAGTGGAGGAGGGGGCCAACCTGGAATTCTGGCACCATTCGTTCGCCATGAACTGGATCGTGGGCGTGTCCATGGCCTGTCTGGTGATCGCCTTCCTGATCCACCAGTACGGCGTCAAAAAAGGGCAGGGCAAGGCCTATCTGGCCTCCGAGCCCATCCATCACCTGCCGGTGCTGAACACCCTCTACGATCTTGCCGAGGCCCGGGTGTTCGACCTCTACCACTGGTTCGTCAACGGGCTGGTCAAGGGCGGGGCCTGGGCAGTGTGGAAGGTGATAGACCGGGGCATCGATGCTGTTTACGAGAACCTGCTGACCTTTGCCGGCAACTTCTCCATCAAGGTCCTCAAGGAATACCACAACGGGGTCTATGCCAACTACCTTAGCTGGGTGGTGGGCGGATTCGCGTTGCTGGTGATCTACTTGGCGGTCCTGGTCAAGTAA
- a CDS encoding NADH-quinone oxidoreductase subunit L, whose amino-acid sequence MGWEFSVWATVLIPLLGSFTLPLFGLVSKPLRNAVAVLLGLAATFFALNLLPAAFSGEVHVFNLALGLGVNATLVVDGLSVFMAIAASLISTLIIVYSLGYIKDYHYQQEYFMMVVLFLGAMMGLVFSANLIFMYVFWEITGICSWRLIGFFRDRPTVLKADKAFLMTFGGAVFMLLGFALVYAQSGTFNMLEMRGLPISGLAIALITMGIFAKSATLPFHTWLPDAGVAPTPVTALLHAAVLVKIGVYAFARIFNFTFAVPVDWQTILMTVGLLSAMVSAAAALWDTNIKRILAYSTVSQIGYIFMGLAAFNTIGVAGALLFILMHGLAKGGLFLAAGVIEHGTGTKDITKMGGLFKAMPITAVAFIMCIFSIVGIPPFGGFFSKFMVIQGIIKSGNVVIGSLAIFTAVLTLVYLLRLFNLVFLGEARDHSIHAHKEGTPTMVWVVASLAFLSLAAGILVKYPMDLINIAVRDIMGNPAIHDIIGLVR is encoded by the coding sequence ATGGGCTGGGAATTTTCGGTTTGGGCCACGGTGCTGATCCCGCTTTTGGGGAGCTTTACCCTTCCCCTTTTCGGCCTGGTCTCCAAGCCCTTGCGCAACGCGGTGGCGGTGTTGCTGGGTCTGGCGGCCACTTTTTTTGCGCTGAACCTGCTGCCGGCCGCCTTTTCGGGTGAAGTTCACGTCTTTAACCTGGCGCTGGGGCTGGGGGTCAACGCCACACTGGTGGTGGACGGGCTGTCGGTCTTCATGGCCATCGCCGCCTCGCTGATCAGCACCCTGATCATCGTCTACTCGCTGGGATACATCAAGGACTACCATTATCAGCAGGAATACTTCATGATGGTGGTCCTTTTCCTTGGCGCTATGATGGGGCTGGTCTTCTCGGCCAACCTGATCTTCATGTACGTCTTCTGGGAGATCACCGGCATCTGCTCCTGGCGCCTGATCGGCTTCTTCCGCGACCGGCCCACCGTGCTCAAGGCCGACAAGGCCTTTTTGATGACCTTCGGCGGCGCGGTGTTCATGCTGCTGGGCTTTGCCCTGGTCTACGCCCAGAGCGGCACCTTTAACATGCTGGAGATGCGCGGCCTGCCGATCTCCGGGCTGGCCATCGCCCTGATCACCATGGGCATCTTCGCCAAATCGGCCACTTTGCCTTTCCACACCTGGCTGCCCGATGCCGGCGTGGCCCCCACCCCGGTCACGGCCCTGCTGCATGCGGCGGTGCTGGTCAAGATCGGCGTCTACGCCTTCGCCCGGATATTCAACTTCACCTTCGCCGTCCCGGTTGACTGGCAGACCATTTTAATGACCGTGGGCCTGCTTTCGGCCATGGTCTCGGCCGCGGCCGCCCTCTGGGACACCAACATCAAGCGGATCCTGGCCTATTCCACCGTCAGCCAGATCGGATACATCTTCATGGGCCTGGCGGCCTTCAATACCATCGGGGTGGCCGGGGCGCTGCTCTTCATCCTGATGCACGGCCTGGCCAAGGGCGGGCTGTTCCTGGCGGCCGGGGTGATAGAACACGGCACCGGCACCAAGGACATCACCAAGATGGGAGGGCTGTTCAAGGCCATGCCCATCACTGCGGTGGCCTTCATCATGTGCATCTTCTCCATCGTGGGGATCCCGCCCTTCGGCGGATTCTTCTCCAAGTTCATGGTCATTCAGGGCATCATCAAGTCGGGCAACGTGGTCATCGGCTCGCTGGCCATCTTCACTGCGGTTTTAACCCTGGTCTACCTGCTGCGGCTTTTCAACCTGGTCTTTTTGGGTGAGGCCCGGGACCACAGCATCCACGCCCATAAGGAGGGCACCCCCACCATGGTCTGGGTGGTGGCTTCGCTGGCCTTCCTGTCGCTGGCCGCCGGGATCCTGGTGAAATACCCGATGGACCTGATCAACATCGCGGTGCGGGACATCATGGGCAACCCGGCCATCCACGACATCATCGGCCTGGTGCGCTAG